One part of the Bacillota bacterium genome encodes these proteins:
- the rsmA gene encoding 16S rRNA (adenine(1518)-N(6)/adenine(1519)-N(6))-dimethyltransferase RsmA: MMENIETNPYCSFKAIRDIQNRFGFKFTKSLGQNFIIDSEIPRRIALEAGVDKNTGVIEIGPGIGSLTYELCTNALKVVAIELDKTLLPVLSYTLGKFDNIKILHGDAMKIDLQNIINNEFISYGITDIKFCANLPYYITTPIIMHLLESKLPITSITVMVQKEVAQRLCSNPGGKDCGAITFAVAYFAKAGYLFEVPASSFMPAPKVDSSVVRLSLLNEPPVRPYSAEKMFLIIKSAFLQRRKTLLNALSNSLGMPRENIVSAIEHLGLPPDIRGERLTLHDYANLSDVLYKNS, encoded by the coding sequence ATGATGGAAAATATTGAAACTAATCCCTATTGCAGCTTTAAGGCTATTCGTGATATTCAAAACCGATTTGGATTTAAATTTACAAAATCGCTGGGACAAAATTTTATAATTGACAGTGAAATACCAAGAAGAATCGCCTTAGAGGCCGGTGTAGACAAAAATACCGGGGTTATAGAAATCGGTCCCGGGATTGGGAGCCTGACCTATGAATTGTGCACTAACGCCTTAAAAGTTGTGGCAATTGAACTTGATAAGACGCTTTTACCTGTTCTTTCATATACGCTTGGCAAATTTGATAACATAAAAATCCTTCATGGCGATGCCATGAAAATTGATCTTCAAAATATTATAAACAATGAGTTTATTTCCTATGGAATCACAGATATTAAATTCTGTGCTAACCTGCCGTACTATATAACAACTCCGATTATCATGCACCTGCTTGAATCCAAGCTTCCGATTACTTCTATCACTGTTATGGTTCAAAAAGAAGTAGCTCAGAGACTCTGCTCAAACCCAGGCGGTAAAGACTGCGGAGCAATTACATTTGCAGTTGCGTATTTTGCAAAAGCTGGCTACCTTTTTGAGGTTCCGGCGTCAAGTTTTATGCCAGCGCCTAAGGTTGATTCATCTGTGGTGCGTCTTAGTCTATTAAATGAACCGCCGGTAAGGCCTTATTCGGCTGAAAAGATGTTTTTAATCATTAAATCTGCATTTTTACAGCGTCGCAAAACACTCTTAAATGCGCTTTCTAATTCACTTGGGATGCCACGTGAAAATATAGTGTCTGCAATAGAACACTTGGGACTTCCACCAGATATACGAGGCGAAAGATTGACTCTTCACGACTATGCAAACTTAAGCGATGTTTTATATAAAAATAGTTAA
- the cdd gene encoding cytidine deaminase produces the protein MELDEQSVKSLINKAALAKENAYCPYSRFRVGAALLTDNGNVYLGSNVENASLGATICAERSAIVAAVSNGERKFKAIAIAGDKDFCYPCGICRQFISEFGEDIEIISVNGDGDYERNLLSDIFSHMFKSYDGKY, from the coding sequence GTGGAATTAGATGAACAATCTGTAAAATCATTAATTAACAAAGCAGCATTGGCAAAAGAAAATGCCTATTGCCCATATTCTCGCTTTAGAGTTGGTGCTGCGCTGCTTACTGACAATGGTAATGTATATTTAGGATCAAATGTTGAAAATGCTTCCCTAGGTGCGACCATATGTGCGGAAAGAAGCGCGATAGTAGCTGCAGTTTCTAACGGCGAACGAAAATTTAAGGCTATTGCAATAGCAGGCGATAAAGATTTTTGTTATCCCTGCGGAATATGCAGACAATTTATTTCTGAATTTGGAGAAGACATAGAGATAATATCTGTCAATGGAGACGGCGATTATGAGCGCAATCTCCTGTCAGATATTTTTTCTCATATGTTCAAATCGTATGATGGAAAATATTGA
- a CDS encoding M14 family metallocarboxypeptidase produces the protein MQEKILNIENPMDYNTMMRTLEKLKERYSFIEILSIGTSILGRELPLIRLGNGEKKVLYIGTHHSLEWITSMLLLKFVEEYCILYKSNARRFRHCIKSQSEKSSIFIVPMLNPDGVELVQHGIGKENPLEERLKRMSGGDFSKWQANARGVDLNHNYNAGWHDAKAMEQEYGILGPGSTRYCGEYPESEPEVQAVCSLCRAIDFNQAIAFHSQGQEIYWEYCGVEPSGARAIGELYSRISGYTLSSPTGIASHGGFKDWFISEFKKPAYTIEVGLGQNPLPLTDLDAIYKKIEEILFISPDF, from the coding sequence ATGCAGGAAAAGATATTAAACATTGAAAATCCTATGGATTACAATACAATGATGCGTACACTTGAAAAATTAAAAGAACGTTATTCTTTTATTGAAATTTTGAGTATTGGCACAAGTATTTTAGGACGAGAACTCCCACTAATTCGCCTCGGCAATGGTGAAAAAAAAGTTTTATACATAGGAACACATCATTCACTAGAGTGGATAACTTCTATGCTTCTGCTCAAATTTGTTGAGGAATATTGCATTTTATATAAGTCAAATGCACGTCGTTTTCGCCATTGCATTAAGTCCCAATCTGAAAAAAGCAGTATATTTATTGTCCCTATGTTAAATCCAGACGGAGTCGAACTTGTTCAGCATGGCATAGGAAAAGAAAACCCGCTTGAAGAACGGTTAAAACGTATGAGCGGCGGCGATTTTTCAAAGTGGCAGGCAAATGCAAGAGGTGTAGACCTAAATCACAATTACAATGCTGGGTGGCATGATGCTAAGGCTATGGAACAGGAATATGGCATACTGGGTCCAGGTTCAACCAGATACTGCGGCGAATATCCAGAAAGTGAACCTGAAGTTCAAGCTGTTTGTTCACTCTGCAGAGCTATTGATTTCAATCAAGCTATAGCTTTTCATTCCCAGGGACAGGAGATTTATTGGGAGTACTGTGGAGTCGAGCCTTCAGGCGCACGAGCAATCGGAGAACTATACTCCCGTATATCCGGATATACGCTTTCAAGCCCGACGGGAATTGCTAGCCATGGAGGTTTTAAAGATTGGTTTATTTCAGAATTTAAAAAACCTGCATATACTATTGAAGTCGGACTGGGACAAAATCCCCTGCCCCTTACAGATCTTGATGCCATATACAAAAAAATTGAAGAAATTTTATTTATTTCACCTGATTTTTAA
- a CDS encoding 2-isopropylmalate synthase: protein MAIELSKNTNLLEQDPYKYQLQDVPEPNLFREIYPYSEVPKIPFNFRRVPMNMPKDIWITDTTFRDGQQSRTPYSVEQMVHIYKLLGRLGGPKGLIRQTEFFVYSENDRRAVEKCMELGLKFPEVTTWIRASKNDFRLVKDIGIKETGILVSCSDYHIFKKLNMTRRQAMNHYLGVVADAFEAGLRPRCHLEDITRADFYGFVVPFVNELMDMSREAHIPVKIRACDTMGYGVPHSGVSPPRSVPGLVYGLQHYSGVPSEMLEWHGHNDFYKGVANASVSWLYGASAVNCSLLGIGERTGNIPLEAMVFEYASLRGTFDGMDPTAITEIADYYENEIGYEIPPMTPFVGKHFNVTRAGIHADGLLKDEEIYNIFDTAKILNRPASVTVSQVSGLAGIAYWMNNYYRLIEDKKLTKKDPIIEALKNYVDEQYANGRQTIISEEELVEQVELFAPGKYSVQKVKYE from the coding sequence ATGGCAATAGAACTCAGTAAAAACACCAATCTTTTAGAGCAGGACCCTTATAAATATCAACTTCAGGATGTACCGGAACCTAATTTGTTCAGGGAAATATATCCGTATTCTGAGGTACCGAAGATTCCTTTTAATTTCCGCCGTGTGCCTATGAACATGCCAAAAGATATTTGGATTACTGATACCACATTCCGTGATGGGCAGCAGTCACGTACCCCGTATTCTGTTGAGCAGATGGTACATATTTATAAACTGCTGGGCAGGCTTGGGGGACCGAAAGGACTTATAAGACAAACTGAATTTTTTGTATATAGTGAGAACGATAGACGCGCTGTGGAGAAGTGCATGGAACTTGGACTTAAGTTCCCTGAAGTAACAACATGGATCCGCGCTTCAAAAAATGATTTTAGACTCGTGAAAGATATTGGAATAAAAGAAACAGGGATTCTCGTCAGCTGTTCAGACTATCATATTTTTAAAAAATTAAACATGACTCGCCGGCAGGCAATGAATCATTATCTCGGGGTTGTTGCCGATGCGTTTGAGGCCGGGCTCCGTCCCCGCTGCCATCTTGAAGATATAACACGCGCAGATTTTTATGGTTTTGTCGTTCCGTTTGTGAACGAGCTCATGGATATGTCGAGAGAAGCGCATATTCCTGTAAAAATCCGTGCATGCGATACTATGGGATATGGTGTGCCGCATTCGGGAGTATCGCCGCCTAGAAGCGTGCCGGGTTTGGTTTATGGCCTTCAGCACTATTCTGGGGTTCCTTCAGAGATGCTTGAATGGCATGGACATAATGATTTTTACAAGGGCGTTGCAAATGCAAGTGTTTCATGGCTATACGGTGCTTCCGCAGTAAACTGTTCCCTTCTAGGGATAGGAGAAAGGACAGGAAACATTCCGCTTGAAGCAATGGTATTTGAATACGCTTCTCTACGCGGAACGTTTGATGGCATGGATCCTACGGCGATTACTGAAATTGCCGATTATTATGAAAATGAAATCGGATATGAAATTCCGCCGATGACTCCTTTTGTCGGAAAACATTTTAATGTTACACGTGCCGGCATACATGCTGATGGATTGCTAAAAGACGAGGAGATATATAATATTTTCGATACCGCAAAAATTCTAAATCGCCCTGCTTCTGTAACTGTAAGTCAGGTTTCAGGTCTTGCCGGTATAGCGTATTGGATGAATAACTACTACCGTTTAATTGAGGATAAAAAGTTAACAAAAAAAGATCCTATAATTGAAGCCCTTAAAAATTATGTTGACGAACAATATGCAAATGGACGTCAGACTATTATCAGTGAAGAGGAATTAGTTGAACAGGTTGAATTGTTCGCGCCCGGTAAGTATTCCGTGCAGAAGGTGAAATATGAATGA
- a CDS encoding GntR family transcriptional regulator has translation MKKLGGIADNNSLRMQVFKEIEMAILNGTFSPGDSLTEIKLSEQLGVSRTPVRDALHQLELEGLVKNIPNKGAVVVGVSEKDIEDIYTIRMHIEGLAARWAAQNITDEEIGELREIVELQEFYVSREDPLQVWQLDGKFHELLYESSRSRPLKQTLSQFHHYIQKAREVSIKTANRAEIAVKEHRDILTAIAEHDGERAEELTREHIISAKNNLLRIIHE, from the coding sequence ATGAAAAAACTAGGAGGAATCGCTGATAACAATTCTCTTAGAATGCAGGTATTCAAAGAAATTGAGATGGCGATTTTAAACGGCACGTTCTCGCCGGGTGATAGTCTGACGGAAATAAAATTATCGGAACAGCTTGGCGTAAGCAGAACTCCTGTGCGTGATGCACTCCATCAGCTTGAACTTGAGGGACTGGTAAAAAATATACCTAACAAAGGTGCTGTAGTAGTTGGAGTATCTGAAAAGGATATCGAAGATATTTATACTATCCGGATGCATATAGAGGGGCTTGCAGCCAGATGGGCTGCACAGAATATCACAGACGAAGAGATTGGTGAACTAAGGGAAATTGTTGAGCTTCAGGAGTTTTATGTAAGCCGCGAAGATCCTCTTCAGGTCTGGCAACTGGACGGCAAGTTCCATGAACTGTTATACGAATCAAGCAGAAGCCGTCCGCTTAAACAAACGCTGTCTCAATTCCACCATTATATTCAAAAGGCAAGGGAAGTTTCTATTAAGACTGCAAACCGTGCCGAGATAGCAGTAAAGGAACACCGTGATATTTTGACCGCGATTGCGGAACATGACGGAGAACGCGCAGAGGAGCTTACAAGAGAACATATTATAAGCGCTAAGAATAATTTGCTTAGGATAATTCACGAATAA
- a CDS encoding ROK family protein, which translates to MYFIGIDLGGTNIATGVVDQQGKIVAKNSIKTQASRHYNEIIKDMAESCLKVCKENNISFEDISGIGIGTPGTVQPGTGIITFANNLGFHNVPMKQEMEKLLKKPVFVGNDANVAALGEVFCGGAKGYRYAVTVTLGTGVGAGVIIDGKIYEGFNGGAVEMGHSIIKFDGIQCNCGRRGCWEQYASASALINQTKEQMGKHPESLMWHICENDLEKCNGRTAFAAAQQGDKPAAQIVDQYITYIAYGLGDVINIFQPEIILIGGGISGEGEYLLKPLREKTYSFCYAGPDGMKLAKIEKAQLGNDAGIIGAAALSM; encoded by the coding sequence ATGTATTTCATAGGTATTGATTTAGGAGGAACAAATATTGCAACTGGAGTTGTAGATCAACAAGGTAAAATTGTTGCTAAAAACTCAATAAAAACCCAGGCATCAAGACATTATAATGAAATAATCAAAGATATGGCGGAAAGCTGTCTTAAAGTCTGCAAGGAAAATAACATATCATTTGAAGATATTAGTGGCATTGGAATCGGCACCCCCGGGACAGTTCAGCCTGGGACTGGAATTATCACTTTTGCGAACAACCTTGGCTTCCATAATGTGCCAATGAAACAAGAGATGGAAAAACTGCTTAAAAAACCTGTTTTCGTCGGTAATGACGCTAATGTTGCTGCACTTGGCGAAGTATTCTGCGGCGGGGCAAAAGGCTATCGCTATGCCGTCACCGTGACACTAGGTACTGGAGTCGGAGCAGGGGTTATAATTGACGGCAAAATATATGAAGGTTTCAACGGCGGCGCTGTCGAAATGGGACATTCTATAATAAAATTTGACGGGATCCAATGCAACTGCGGAAGACGTGGATGCTGGGAACAGTATGCATCAGCCTCTGCCCTTATTAATCAGACCAAAGAACAAATGGGCAAACATCCAGAGTCATTGATGTGGCATATCTGCGAAAACGATCTTGAAAAATGCAACGGGCGTACAGCTTTTGCCGCAGCACAACAGGGTGACAAGCCTGCTGCACAAATTGTTGACCAGTATATAACGTATATAGCTTATGGCCTTGGTGATGTAATTAATATATTTCAGCCTGAAATCATACTTATAGGCGGTGGTATATCCGGTGAAGGCGAATATTTATTAAAACCTCTCCGTGAAAAAACTTACAGTTTTTGCTATGCAGGTCCTGATGGTATGAAACTTGCTAAAATCGAAAAGGCGCAGCTCGGAAACGATGCCGGAATTATTGGTGCAGCTGCACTCTCAATGTAA
- a CDS encoding phosphomannomutase/phosphoglucomutase, producing MSLSKEWAALKNGSDIRGVASEGIEGMTVNLTDETIGRIAAGFVIWVEKKLNKTDDLTLAVGHDSRISAQRIKKVCIDSFTSAGVKVLDCGLCTTPAMFMTCVDKNVNADASLMITASHLPFNRNGLKFFTASGGLESSDITEILEYAQANVHAEQSKGQVVRLDYISAYSKFILDKIISETGESKPLAGFKIALDAGNGAGGFYAKEVLEPLGADISGSVFLDPDGMFPNHVPNPEDKSAMDAISKAVIDSKSDLGIIFDTDVDRAAVVDETGREINKNRLIALISAILLEDKPGETIVTDSVTSTGLKYFIEEELKGKHHRFKRGYRNVINEAIRLNEDGISCPLAIETSGHAAMRENYFLDDGAYLVTKILIKMIRLSKEGKKLSDLIVSLKEAKISKTFRLPIKAEDFKAYGEKILKDFSDYVDNIPELTPETHNFEGVRVNCFGGWFLLRMSLHDPIMPLDLEADSEEEAYKMIKIFSGFLETYKFLDITSIL from the coding sequence ATGAGTTTATCAAAGGAATGGGCTGCATTAAAAAATGGAAGCGATATCCGAGGGGTTGCATCAGAGGGGATTGAAGGTATGACTGTCAACCTGACTGATGAGACGATCGGCCGCATAGCAGCTGGCTTTGTTATATGGGTTGAGAAAAAACTAAACAAAACTGACGACCTTACTTTGGCAGTTGGCCATGATAGCAGAATATCCGCCCAACGCATAAAGAAGGTTTGCATAGACAGTTTTACATCTGCAGGTGTCAAAGTATTGGACTGTGGCCTTTGTACAACTCCTGCAATGTTTATGACATGTGTAGATAAAAACGTAAATGCAGATGCCTCTCTGATGATAACTGCCAGCCACTTGCCCTTTAATAGAAATGGGTTAAAATTTTTTACTGCATCAGGCGGACTTGAAAGCAGTGATATTACAGAGATACTGGAATATGCTCAGGCTAATGTACATGCAGAACAAAGTAAAGGACAAGTTGTTAGATTAGACTACATATCTGCATACTCTAAATTTATACTGGATAAAATTATATCGGAAACGGGAGAAAGCAAACCCCTTGCAGGTTTTAAAATAGCACTAGATGCGGGTAATGGGGCCGGGGGATTTTATGCAAAAGAAGTTTTAGAGCCTCTTGGGGCAGATATTTCGGGAAGCGTTTTTCTTGACCCTGATGGAATGTTTCCAAACCATGTCCCCAATCCAGAGGACAAATCGGCTATGGATGCGATATCTAAAGCTGTTATCGATTCAAAGTCTGATTTAGGCATTATTTTTGATACAGATGTTGACCGCGCTGCCGTTGTTGACGAGACTGGAAGAGAAATAAATAAAAATAGATTGATTGCTCTTATTTCCGCAATTCTGTTAGAAGATAAACCTGGTGAAACAATTGTTACAGATTCGGTTACTTCCACAGGGTTAAAGTATTTCATTGAAGAAGAGTTAAAAGGTAAGCATCATCGTTTTAAGCGTGGTTACAGGAACGTTATTAACGAAGCAATCAGATTAAATGAAGATGGAATATCGTGTCCGCTCGCGATTGAGACCAGCGGACATGCAGCGATGCGTGAAAATTATTTTCTTGATGACGGAGCTTATCTTGTTACTAAAATCCTTATAAAAATGATCAGGCTTTCAAAAGAAGGCAAAAAACTTTCTGATTTAATTGTTAGTTTAAAAGAAGCAAAGATTTCTAAAACTTTTAGACTTCCAATAAAAGCAGAGGATTTTAAAGCTTACGGAGAAAAGATATTAAAAGATTTCTCAGATTATGTTGATAATATACCTGAGCTTACACCTGAAACTCATAATTTTGAAGGGGTCCGCGTTAATTGTTTCGGCGGATGGTTTTTACTTCGTATGTCTCTTCATGACCCAATAATGCCGCTTGATCTTGAGGCGGATAGTGAGGAAGAGGCATACAAAATGATAAAAATTTTTTCCGGATTTTTAGAAACGTATAAATTTTTAGATATTACGTCAATTCTATAG